One part of the Macaca mulatta isolate MMU2019108-1 chromosome 6, T2T-MMU8v2.0, whole genome shotgun sequence genome encodes these proteins:
- the LOC707790 gene encoding olfactory receptor 2V2: METWANQSSTNDFILLGIFSHSTADLVLFSAVMVVFTVALCGNVLLIFLICMDPQLHTPMYFFLSQLSLMDLMLVCTNVPKMAANFLSGRKSISFVGCGIQIGLFVCLVGSEGLLLGLMAYDRYVAISHPLHYPILMNQKVCLQITGSSWAFGIIDGLIQMVVVMSFPYCGLRKVNHFFCEMLSLLKLACVDTSLFEKVIFACCVFMLLFPFSIIVASYACILGVVLRVRSAQAWKKALATCSSHLTAVTVFYGAAMFIYLRPRRYRAPSHDKVASIFYTVLTPMLNPLIYSLRNREVMGALRKGLDRCRIGS; this comes from the coding sequence ATGGAGACATGGGCGAACCAATCATCCACAAATGACTTCATCCTCCTGGGCATCTTCTCCCACAGTACTGCTGACCTTGTCCTCTTCTCTGCAGTGATGGTGGTCTTCACAGTGGCCCTCTGTGGGAACGtcctcctcatcttcctcatCTGCATGGACCCTCAACTTCACACCCCCATGTACTTCTTCCTCAGCCAACTCTCCCTCATGGACCTCATGTTGGTCTGTACCAATGTGCCAAAGATGGCAGCCAACTTCCTGTCTGGCAGGAAGTCCATCTCCTTTGTGGGCTGTGGCATACAAATTGGCCTCTTTGTCTGTCTTGTGGGATCTGAGGGGCTCTTGCTGGGACTCATGGCTTATGACCGCTATGTGGCCATTAGCCACCCACTTCACTATCCCATCCTCATGAATCAGAAGGTCTGTCTCCAGATTACTGGGAGCTCCTGGGCCTTTGGGATAATCGATGGCTTGATCCAGATGGTGGTAGTAATGAGCTTTCCCTACTGCGGCTTGAGGAAGGTGAACCATTTCTTCTGTGAGATGCTATCCTTGTTGAAGCTAGCCTGTGTGGACACGTCCCTGTTTGAGAAGGTGATATTTGCTTGCTGTGTCTTCATGCTTCTTTTCCCCTTCTCCATCATCGTGGCCTCCTATGCTTGCATCCTAGGGGTTGTGCTGCGAGTGCGCTCTGCTCAGGCCTGGAAAAAGGCTCTGGCCACCTGCTCTTCCCACCTGACAGCTGTCACCGTCTTCTATGGGGCAGCCATGTTCATCTACCTGAGGCCTAGGCGCTACCGGGCCCCCAGCCATGACAAGGTGGCCTCTATCTTCTACACGGTCCTCACTCCCATGCTCAACCCCCTCATTTACAGCTTGAGGAACCGGGAGGTGATGGGGGCACTGAGGAAGGGGCTGGACCGCTGCAGGATTGGCAGCTAG